A genomic region of bacterium contains the following coding sequences:
- a CDS encoding glucoamylase family protein yields MKSRILLLLLALLWGLPANGQVQPERTTSGAVEDSVFLDLLQRSAVNFFWVEANSSNGLIKDRSASWSACSIASVGFGLTAICIGIDRGWIPADKGRQRVLTTLKTLWSKPQGRDARGYCGYKGFYYHFLNMQTGLRDGTTELSDIDSALLLAGIIYSREYFSGEEPEAIEIRALADSIYHRTDWQWMRNYQPGLTTQWSPESGFGSGWWSGYNEMMIMYILGLGSPTHPLPVSVWKAWCGGYNWSTQYGQTYIIFPPLFGHQYSHCWIDFRGIQDDYMRNKGIDYFENSRRATLAQQAYCIANPKGWKGYSAQVWGLTASDGPDGYAAHGAPPPQEDDGTIAPTAAGGSLPFAPEICLPTLHYFYDAFRQNLWGAYGFRDAFNLTRNWWDTDVIGIDQGPIALMIENYRSGRVWKTFMKNADIRRGLERAGFRPTGTGVDAHPSTLPQHLELEQNYPNPFNNATMMTYTLPRTGRVSLMLYDVQGRMVHRLVDSTEAAGVHHIILTADRLASGIYFYRLVFDGSAITRKLQIIK; encoded by the coding sequence ATGAAATCAAGAATTTTACTCTTGTTGCTGGCGCTCCTGTGGGGCCTCCCGGCCAACGGCCAGGTGCAGCCGGAGCGCACGACCTCTGGCGCGGTGGAAGATTCCGTCTTCCTCGATCTGCTTCAGCGTTCGGCCGTCAATTTCTTCTGGGTCGAAGCCAACAGCAGCAACGGTTTGATCAAGGATCGCAGCGCCTCCTGGAGCGCCTGCAGCATTGCTTCCGTAGGCTTCGGTCTCACTGCCATTTGCATCGGCATCGACCGCGGCTGGATCCCCGCCGACAAGGGCCGGCAGCGGGTGCTCACCACTCTGAAGACCCTCTGGAGCAAGCCGCAGGGGCGAGACGCGCGGGGGTATTGCGGCTACAAGGGTTTTTACTACCATTTCCTCAACATGCAAACCGGGCTGCGCGATGGCACCACCGAGCTCTCGGATATAGATTCCGCCTTGCTGCTGGCGGGTATTATTTACAGCCGCGAATATTTCAGCGGCGAGGAGCCGGAGGCGATCGAAATCCGCGCCCTGGCCGATTCGATCTACCACCGCACCGACTGGCAGTGGATGCGCAATTACCAGCCTGGGCTAACCACCCAGTGGTCGCCGGAGAGCGGCTTCGGCAGCGGCTGGTGGAGCGGCTATAACGAAATGATGATCATGTATATTCTGGGTCTGGGCTCGCCCACCCATCCCCTGCCGGTTTCCGTCTGGAAGGCTTGGTGCGGGGGCTACAACTGGTCGACCCAGTATGGCCAGACCTATATCATTTTCCCGCCTCTTTTCGGCCACCAATACTCTCATTGCTGGATCGATTTCCGCGGAATCCAGGATGACTATATGCGCAACAAGGGGATTGACTATTTCGAGAACTCCCGCCGCGCCACCCTGGCCCAGCAGGCTTACTGCATCGCTAATCCCAAGGGCTGGAAAGGGTACAGCGCTCAGGTCTGGGGCTTGACGGCCAGCGACGGGCCGGACGGCTATGCGGCGCATGGCGCGCCGCCGCCCCAGGAGGATGATGGTACCATCGCCCCGACAGCTGCAGGCGGCTCCCTCCCCTTCGCGCCGGAGATCTGTTTGCCGACGCTGCACTACTTTTACGATGCCTTTCGCCAGAACCTTTGGGGTGCCTACGGATTCCGTGACGCCTTCAACCTCACCAGAAACTGGTGGGACACCGACGTGATCGGCATCGATCAGGGTCCGATCGCCCTGATGATCGAAAACTATCGCAGCGGCCGGGTCTGGAAGACCTTCATGAAAAACGCCGATATCCGCCGCGGCCTGGAACGGGCGGGTTTCCGGCCCACCGGCACCGGCGTGGACGCCCATCCATCCACACTGCCGCAGCACCTCGAACTGGAGCAGAATTATCCCAATCCCTTCAACAATGCAACGATGATGACCTATACGTTGCCCCGGACGGGCCGGGTTTCTCTGATGCTCTATGACGTGCAGGGCCGGATGGTGCACCGGCTCGTCGACAGCACCGAGGCCGCCGGGGTGCACCATATCATCCTCACCGCCGACCGTCTGGCCAGCGGCATCTATTTTTACCGTCTGGTCTTTGACGGAAGCGCGATAACGCGCAAGCTGCAGATCATCAAATAG